The DNA region TCTTTTTGCCTGGCAAAGAATTCACTTAAAGCCACCCCATCGATGCCCGGAGTTGGAATATGGGAGCCAATTCGATAAACGACCAAAAGAGCTAACGTAATTAAAATCCTTCGCTTTAGCTCAGGTACTTTAAATATGTTTTGGACTACCTGTAACAAGGGGTATACCCTCTCTGTTGAACAATGAACAACAACAATAAACAATTAATTGTTTATTGTTAATTGTCCCTTGTGATTGGTTAATTGAACTGCTTCTCCACCGGCTGTTTTAATTTTTTCTAAAGCAGACTTACTAAAAGCATGGGCCTGGATCGTCAACCGTTTGGTGAGATCCCCATCCCCGAGAATTTTAATCTCGTATTTATCATTTTTTATAAGACCGCGCTGGATTAACAGGTCTGGTGTGATCACACTCCCTTCCTCAAAGACTTCATTTAAGCGACCGATGTTAATAATGCTATATACTTTCTTAAATATGTT from Candidatus Limnocylindrales bacterium includes:
- the rplO gene encoding 50S ribosomal protein L15 gives rise to the protein MKLHELKPAKGSRKKKKRVGRGPGSGHGKTSGRGHKGQKARSGSRLKPQFEGGQMPLQRRIPKRGFTNIFKKVYSIINIGRLNEVFEEGSVITPDLLIQRGLIKNDKYEIKILGDGDLTKRLTIQAHAFSKSALEKIKTAGGEAVQLTNHKGQLTINN